Proteins from one Oncorhynchus gorbuscha isolate QuinsamMale2020 ecotype Even-year linkage group LG18, OgorEven_v1.0, whole genome shotgun sequence genomic window:
- the LOC124004146 gene encoding achaete-scute homolog 5-like, translating to MPQVEETHNSLLRFLIHPFVLRVSLSVHTITMSAVFSHPFVDQRPTYLNRGSSLPYGLSPSSGYSENRPNTHSNRLHSGSDPLAHTVPFLLYPTTMDPGGLYEASFRGPGGPNLLPYLSPFHHGHFGVYECPFEPAFIQKRNERERQRVKCVNQGYAKLRDHLPGGVSEKRLSKVETLRAAINYIKYLQGLLEGQGKGRDGYEGGQVCHSPSSVHCRTEDSDHSNGGSPHSLSDSSSSSAGL from the coding sequence ATGCCACAAGTGGAGGAAACTCACAACTCGCTGCTCCGATTCCTTATCCATCCATTTGTCttaagagtctctctctctgttcacaccATCACCATGAGTGCTGTCTTCTCCCACCCCTTCGTAGACCAGCGGCCCACCTACCTAAACAGAGGCAGTAGCCTGCCCtatggtctgtctccctctagtgGCTACTCTGAAAACCGCCCAAACACCCACTCCAACCGCCTCCACTCTGGCTCTGACCCTCTGGCCCACACAGTgcccttcctcctctaccccaccaCAATGGACCCTGGAGGCCTCTATGAAGCCTCGTTCCGGGGCCCTGGAGGCCCCAATCTCCTCCCCTACCTGTCCCCATTCCATCACGGGCACTTTGGAGTGTACGAGTGCCCCTTCGAGCCAGCGTTCATCCAGAAGCGTAACGAACGGGAGCGTCAGAGGGTGAAGTGTGTGAACCAGGGCTATGCCAAGCTGAGGGACCACCTGCCCGGGGGTGTCAGTGAGAAGAGGCTCAGTAAAGTGGAGACACTGAGGGCAGCAATTAATTATATTAAATACCTGCAGGGGCTGTTGGAGGGGCAGGGGAAGGGCAGAGATGGGTATGAGGGGGGACAGGTGTGCCACAGCCCCAGTTCTGTACACTGTAGGACGGAGGACTCGGACCACAGCAATGGGGggtcacctcactctctctcagactcctcctcttcctccgcaGGACTGTGA